The window TAATTTCATACCTCATCATTTTTAGAGCAAACTCCACATCTTAATATTAACATTAATGGAGTTATGCAAGAGGTCTATTAAGTTAAACTCCAGAAACGCTCTAGCTTATCTAGCTAGAGGTCAAGCTAAAGCTAGTTTGAAAAAATGGCAAGAAGCAATTGAAGATTATCAAAAAGTCTTAGAAATAGACTCGAATAACACCGAAGCTTATATCGGTAGTGCTAGAGCTAAAGAAGGTTTGAAAGACTATACAGGAGCGATCGCCGATTATGAAAAACTTTACTCCTATAATAATAACACTAGTGTTTACTCACCATTATTAAAAAACTATATTTTAGTAGGCAAAAAACAAGAGGCACTCAATCTAACTGAAAATCTCCTTGAAAGTGGCTTTCAAGGAGATACATCAAGTCAAACTCAAATTTTTCGCCATTTACTTAAAGGAATTGTTTTAATTTATTTTCAAGATTACAAAACAGCAATTTCAAATTTAGATCGCGCGATCGCTCTAGAGCCGCAATATAATGCATCTTATCTATATCGAGGTATAGCTTACGAAAAGTTAGGTGATCGCGAAGCAGCAATTAAAGATTATCAAAAAGCTGTATCGATTCAACCAGAAGATGCTATTCCTCAAAGATTTGCTAAACTCAAGCCTCCAAACGATCGAGTTTCAGAAGGAGCGCAAATTGCTTACGATAATGCCTTAAGTCAAGTATACTTTTTTCGAGGTGTAGCTTATTCTAAACTAGAAGATTGGAAGAGTGTCAAAGAAGATTTAGATAAAGCGATCGCTCTTGGTTTGAAAAATGCTGACACCTATCAACGAAGAAGTTTGGTACGCCAAAAATTAAACGATGAAGTGGGTGCGAAAGAAGATGCTGACAAAGCCGCAGAATTAGCTGAATTGATTGACGAAATTAGTTTTCCATATTAAAGGGCGACAATGCTAGAGTCAATCGAGCTAGAGTGACTATAAGTTCTGTTAAAAAACCTAAATGCTATCTCTTAGAAAAACTACCGCACGCCAGCGAGAAATCATTGAGGTAGTCTTCCGTAACGGTTGGGACTATATGCGGATACTGCTAACTGGTGGTAAAGCTGACGAACCTAAGCTACCGACACCAGCAGTCCTGCGAAACATTTTAGTCGATTTGGGGCCAGTTTATATCAAACTCGGTCAGCTACTCAGCACTCGTCCCGATTTATTACCAGCTAGTTATATTGATGCTTTATCTACTCTACAAGCTCAAGTACCACCAGCACCCTGGGTAGAGATAGAAGCGACTCTTCAGCAAGAGGTAAAGCAGCCTTTAGATCGAGTTTTTACCAGCATCGATCCGATTCCCGTAGCGACTGGTTCCATTGGTCAAACCCATAAAGCTATTTTAGCTGATGGTAGGCAAGTAGCCCTCAAAATTCGCCGCCCTGGGATTAATAAAATTGTCACTCAAGATATCACCTTGATTAGGACTCTGGCGGATTTAGTCTCTCGGACAGAATTTGGGAAGACATACGATGTGGTATCTTTGGCGGAAGAGTTTTCGACTGCTTTGAAAGCCGAGATGGATTTTACCATTGAAGGCAACTATACGGAAGAATTGCGAAAAAATCTCGCCAAAAGTAAGTGGTTTGACCCCGCTAAGCTAATAGTTCCCGAAATTTACTGGGAATTAACGACTCCCACGTTGATGGTACTAGAGTGGCTGGATGGAAAATCTCTATTATCAGCCGATTTAGTGCTTCCAGGAGCAGAACAACTGTCTAGCATTCAGCGACGCGAGATTACATCCCTATTATTTCGCGCTTTCATCCAACAGTTTTACATTGATGGTTTCTTTCATGCCGATCCTCATCCTGGTAATATTTTTTATCTGACAGATGGGAGAGTGGCTTTAATTGATTGTGGGATGATGGGGAGGTTAGATCCTCTCACCCAACAGATTCTTACGGAAATGCTGCTGGCGGTTGTCGATTTAGATGCTCAAAGATGCGCTCAATTGACTATAGAACTAGCTGATTCGTCACAACCCGTAGATTTAGCTCGCTTAGAGAGTGATTTCACTCGGATTTTACGCAAATACTTTAATTTAAACCTGGCAGAAATCAACTTTTCCCAGATTTTATACGAGGTGTTGCAAGTAGCCAGAAGCAATAAACTAAGATTACCGAGCAACTTGGGTTTATACTCAAAAGCGATCGCCAATCTAGAAGGAGTTGCTCGCAGTTTCGATCCAGAGGTGAATCTATTTGATGAAGCTAGACCCCTGTTGATAGACTTATTTCGTCGGCAACTTTTGGGTAATAATCCCCTCCAGTTGCTATTACGCACAGGCTTAGATCTCAGAAGTTTTACTCTTCAATCTCCCCGTCAAATCGGAGTTATTTTACAACGATTAACTTCCGAAACCCTAAAGTGGAATATTTCCATTCGAGAGCTTCAACCCTTACGCCAGAGTATTAATGATTCAGCCAATCGCCTCTCGTTTAGTATTGTGGTAGGTTCTTTAATTATTGGCGCGGCGATTATTTCTTCCAATGCACGCACGACGGAATTATCTTTACTTAGTAGTGTCTTGTTTGGGGTAGCCAGTTTTTTAGGTTTGTGGCTTGTATTGAGTATTTTGCGTTCTGGAAGGTTGAGGGGATAAGTCAGGAGTCAGATAGAATCTGAAATTTAGCTGAGAAATTAAGGAGAAAATTCTCATCTATATGTAATTTACATAGGCTGATATTCTTATACTTCTCTAATTTTTTACCTCTTTGGTTGACCAATAATTATCTCAAAGGAAGCGGTAAAAATTACGCTTAGAGAAGACACAGTATCTACTAATAACCAGTCGGACACCAAGTTGGGACTTGTCGCTTTGGGGAAGATCCTCAAACTTCAGTCTTAAACCTCAATTGTCAGACTCACGATCTTGATAATCTTTATGTTGTGGATGGCAGCTTTTTTCCGTCTAGTGGTGCAGTAAATCCCACACTAACGATTATTGCTAATGCGCTGCGAGTAGGAGATCATTTGGTGGGACGCATGAGTGTTTAGAAAGTCAAAATTACAGGGGTAGCAGTGCTACGTCTGTATAGAGTTTAGGATTTACAGCCTTAATTTTTAAATATCAGAATTTTATCCCAAAAGTCTCAGAATTAAATCGGAAAAATCTCAGGAAAAACTCATCTAGCCTCTGTAAATTTAATAGGCATGATAGAAGTCAGAAGTATAATGCTCAACACACAATAATCGCTTGGGAATAAATGCCATGAAGTTGAA of the Merismopedia glauca CCAP 1448/3 genome contains:
- a CDS encoding ABC1 kinase family protein, with amino-acid sequence MLSLRKTTARQREIIEVVFRNGWDYMRILLTGGKADEPKLPTPAVLRNILVDLGPVYIKLGQLLSTRPDLLPASYIDALSTLQAQVPPAPWVEIEATLQQEVKQPLDRVFTSIDPIPVATGSIGQTHKAILADGRQVALKIRRPGINKIVTQDITLIRTLADLVSRTEFGKTYDVVSLAEEFSTALKAEMDFTIEGNYTEELRKNLAKSKWFDPAKLIVPEIYWELTTPTLMVLEWLDGKSLLSADLVLPGAEQLSSIQRREITSLLFRAFIQQFYIDGFFHADPHPGNIFYLTDGRVALIDCGMMGRLDPLTQQILTEMLLAVVDLDAQRCAQLTIELADSSQPVDLARLESDFTRILRKYFNLNLAEINFSQILYEVLQVARSNKLRLPSNLGLYSKAIANLEGVARSFDPEVNLFDEARPLLIDLFRRQLLGNNPLQLLLRTGLDLRSFTLQSPRQIGVILQRLTSETLKWNISIRELQPLRQSINDSANRLSFSIVVGSLIIGAAIISSNARTTELSLLSSVLFGVASFLGLWLVLSILRSGRLRG
- a CDS encoding tetratricopeptide repeat protein, whose amino-acid sequence is MELCKRSIKLNSRNALAYLARGQAKASLKKWQEAIEDYQKVLEIDSNNTEAYIGSARAKEGLKDYTGAIADYEKLYSYNNNTSVYSPLLKNYILVGKKQEALNLTENLLESGFQGDTSSQTQIFRHLLKGIVLIYFQDYKTAISNLDRAIALEPQYNASYLYRGIAYEKLGDREAAIKDYQKAVSIQPEDAIPQRFAKLKPPNDRVSEGAQIAYDNALSQVYFFRGVAYSKLEDWKSVKEDLDKAIALGLKNADTYQRRSLVRQKLNDEVGAKEDADKAAELAELIDEISFPY